TAATATGCAGcgccaaaaccaaaaaaagaaataaaatacattAAGTGAATAATGACATCCTGTTTATATGATCCGAAGTAAACTCATCAATTAAACTTTCTATATCtaatttatccaaaaaatcATTCTCGATTGCAATCAAAGCTGGTCCATTCAATCTCTTTTGCAACATGGATGTCCTCAAAGATGACTTCAATAGCTTGAGTTTAGAAAAACTCCTTTCTACAGAAGCAACAGTAACTAGAACGGTTAGTAGAATCCtatatgcaattgtagtatatgGAAAACTATCAAATGGTATAATATAATTCAATACATCATTTGCTCCCATATTTTCATTTGGCAAAAACTCCTTAAGAAATTTTAGCTCAAGAAAAAGTTCATCTCCATTAATGTCTAGTAAATCACCACTTTTCAAactattttctaaaaaactaCAATGAGACTTCAGATTCATATCATCACACAATTTCAATCTagtagaatcaaacaaaaaaccaaatatattttcatatgacTGATATTGCTTAAACCTCTTATCAAATGAACTAATAGCATGATCTATGATATACAAAAAATACTCAATTCTAAATGTTTCTTCTACAGATAATATTGTCTCATTACCAATAAATTTATCATATTGTCTTTTTCTACGGTTAACTTTTCTTTGAATAAATATAGGTTCAATACTAACTTCATTAGCAATTTCCTTAGCTTTTGTCATAGCATCAACAAATCCactttctctatattttttaaaataagaaattaattcACTTACCTCTTTCATTGCAACATCAATTTGCATATCTTTTGCTTGTAACTTTTTACTAACAATATTCACCACATGCAATATGTCAAACCAAATGATAGTTgataacaaaaattcaaaactactAAGCTCATTCATTGCTAAAGATTTAGATTCACTTTGAATCATTGGGTCATTATCACTTTCTGCCACTTCAAGTAAAGCTTCTCTTACATCTACAATTTGAAATCTTATTGCTTTAATACTTTCAACAGGACTTTCCCATCGTGTTGTTGATAATTGCTTAAGCGTTAACCCTTTCACattctttttcaaaatatccCACCTCTTTACTGAATTagcaaacaaagaatataaGCGTTGCACTACtccaaaaaaatcttttaccttCACAGAATTATTTCCAATATTACACAAAACCAAATTAAGACTATGACAAGCACAGGGCCGGTCCAATAATATTGGCGGCCCAAAGCAAGAAAAAATGTGGCATTTTcttacatttcaaaaaaaaaataaaaactaaaatcctttcaaaaaaataaaggaaaacatacaataactatatataaataacaaaaatataaaaaataaatgtaataactcaaaaaaggaaaacaaaaaaagttgatgtGACCCATATTTATAGTATACTTATGATGTGgactttaaatattttggtttaaagcccattagataaacaaaaatgtggccttaaaatcaccaaaaaaatgTGGCCCTAAGCCTTGGTTTAGCCCGCCTATCCTATGGGCCGAGCCTGGACAAGTACATGGTGTATAAAAAGCTCTAGGATTTATATCCAAAAGCCTTTTTTGTACACCTTGTTTGCTTCCTTTCATATTAGATCCATTATCATACCCTTGACCTCTTACATTATCTATATCTAGACCTAAAGATTGTAATACATCTTTTAACACTTCAAAAAGTCCATGTCCAGTAGTGTCATCTACtttaaaaaatccaacaaaatacTCTTCTACTTTAAAAGAATTGGAGGAAAAATGTACGCACCTTAGAATTATTGACATTTGCTCTTGATGGCTAGCATCGGGAGTGCAATccaaaattatagaaaatttttttgcttctttcactctcataataatttttgttttaattcttgAAGCAATCAAAACAATCAATTCATTTTGAATACTATGACTAAGGTAATGATTACGAATAGTTCCACTAGTAATTCGGAAAACATGCTCTTTCATCACAGAATCAAATTTTGCTAACATCTCTACTAATCCTAAAAAATTGCCATTACTATGTTGATATAATTTATCATTTGATCCATAAATGCCAAATTATACTTTGCaagatattttacaatttcaatAATTCTAACTTATACATTTTTccaatattctttttctttcttaaactgTTCTAGAGAAACTTTGTCAATTGTCTCATTTTTTTCAAGTCTACACCGTAATTCAACCCAAGATGTCATATTAAGtatatgttctttacttttttcatGCTCATATAATCTAACAAATATATGAGTCCAATCCGAAAAACCTTCCTTTGCTAATAGACTTTTCCAATTACCTTTCTTAAAAACCTtgcaacaaaagcaaaaaagtttATCTAATTCTTTTGAATAGACTAGCCACTTTCTATCACTTTTTCtccatttgataatattttagtGTAGCAAGATGAAACAAATCTTCTATGAACCTTGTTTTTAGGACCTTGGACAATAGATAAATCTCTTTTTGGTCCACTAATTGCTAAAGTTGAAATCATTTTTGAATCAAGCATATCCCAATTTCCTGGATCATAGATATCAAAAGCACTAAAAACACCAACATCATCGACTTTTTCAAGCACTTCATGAACATCATCTACTACTTCtatattatctatattattGTTATCCTCATGAACATTTGAACAATCAATATCACATATTACTAATATGTGTTGTGTCACTTGTTTATAAAACTTCATGAAGTTAATGTAAAAGTACAAGTTAAAACGGATGAAACATGAAGTTAATGTAAAAACAAGTTTCAAGTCTAAATGAACACTTCACAGTTTCAGCTAATctttatcatatatatgtacatgCACATTTTGTCTTTTAGAGCGTCAAAGAGAAGCCAAAAAGCAAAGAATGAAGACTTCCGTGAGTATTATCATCTTCTTTGTAGCTTTTCTCTCGATTACTACAATCTCATTAGCCAGGAACAGCCCTCTGGAAGATTGTATAAGAAGAAATATAGCACAATTGCTCCCTCTTTCCCCTTTGAATAAGCCCAAAACTTCTCCTTCCGAGGCTATAGAAGACAATTTATGTAGAGATGAAGGACGCATCATTGTGGACAACGTTAAATTGAATGGAATGTTCCCACAATACAACCCAAACGCGAAACCAAGCCCTTTCCGTCGGTGGTTTGTACAATTGATAAACTCGGGACTAAACTGAAGCTAATATAATAACTTTAGTTGTAAACAGTGTCGTCCAGTAATATCGGAGGCCTATAAattaccaaattattttttggggttttatataaaagtaaaaagtactattttttttgtcaattatgAACtcatcataattttaaaaaaaattgaagaccTTTTTGCTCATTATAGAGTTTATTTTGGCTAGGTATGAgattttttcctaattttgtgTACTGTTTTACTATTTTTTGACCATTTTCATTAATTTGGATGCCTGGTTGTAAAAGCGACGTAACAGCTGACACCAAAATATCTGGCATCACTTAGATAACTAACGTTTGAATTATAACGTCACTTTTCTTAAACTCAACATCGGTTTAAATTGACGTTAAAAACTCTCATTAAAGTATACAaatccataatttttttaattggtttattaAATCTAATTAGAATTGCAATGtactacccaaaaaaaaacacaaaatcctGGTTTAGAAGTAATAAATCAAACATTTCTGTATTGTTTTAGTAATCGGGTTTTCaaacatattattattgtaataagACTACTTTTTagtaatattctaggtaatttttttttttcatgtctattttgagtttgttttatttgtatagtttattttaattgatcattttatcttttttcaaattatgaaCAATTTTCTTTGTGTTATTTCTAGGTCTTGAATATTTTAATGGGTCGTATGTGACTTACCTATTTCATAAATCAGGTGAAAAGATAATTACTTCAACAgcaacaactttttttttttgaatataatgttaaattaaattcaagaaaaataaacgtttttacAATGCAGGTACATGATCGTGTGTGTACAAATCTGTTTCTAAAATGTGATTGCTAAGTTTAATGGACTCGTGCAGCAAACCATTTAACAGGAACAACTGAAACATACTACATTGAAGTTAATGTAAAACAAGAAAAGTACAAGTTAAAACGGATGAAACATGAAGTTAATGTGAAACATGAAGTTAACGTAAAACAAGTTTCAAGTcttaattaacaatttacaGTTTCAGCCTCTCAGCTAATctctatcatatatatttaatgctCATTTTTCTCTTAGAACATCAAAGCGAAGCCAAAAAAGCATATAATGAAGACTTCCAtgagcatcatcatcattttttttgtaactttcctCTCGATTATAACAATCTCATTAGCCAAGCAGAGCCCTCTAGAAGATTGCATAAGAAGAAATATAGCACGATCACTCCCTCCTTCCCCTATGAATAATCCCAAAACTTCTCCATCCGACCCTATGGAAGACAATATCTGTAGAGATGAAGGACGCATCATTGTGTACTACGTGAAAGTGAATGGAAAGTTCCGACAATACTACGTCAAGGCATTGTGCAATGTATTCGAAGATGACGAGGGGAAGGTGAAGCAATACGTTCTTGAGAAATGGTTAAACCATTCAAAGAAGCTCATCGATAGCTTATCTTGTGCTtctctataaataataaaatgttctcttttattttctaatgattttgttggatcggattaattaaattttaacgAATCAAACTTTGTTTCCAAAACCAATCAAATCACGCGCTatgttacaaattatttttttcattcaattaAAAGTctacaaaatcacaaaacatttataaaaatggaatgatacatcaataaataaatttgtaaaaataaaatatgttcgGATTATTTTGATGTCTACACTCCAAGGATTATTTTGATGTCTACactccaaaaaaataaaacatttgaagATTAATTGACATAACAGCCACAAATGAATCTCCACTTACGTAGCTTTCACAACAGATTTAATTGAACCGGAATCACCGGTAATCGAATCGTACCGGAGAAATAAATCGGCAACGATCAAGCTGGCCGTGAGAGTGACCATGTCCTTAGCTGCACACTGTTTATTCGCGGCGCTAGGCGTACCGGTTTGTGGACCGTTAGACCAGTAAAGATAATCAAGCAACTCAGACCCGGTCTGACCAATATACCGGTCCGGTTTAAATTCATCCGGTTCGTCAAAAACATTACCGTCTCTCATCACCATTGGCTGATAGCCACAGAGAAGCTCACCTTTCTTAACCTCAAAAACCGAATCGTGTGAGCTTATCTGAAAATCTTTCCTCGCACGTGCGAACTGCAACGGAACCGGAGGACTAAAACGCAGCGTCTCGTAGACCACGGATTTAACCAGCTCCATTTCGTTAACCGTCTTGTAATCAAGATCCGACCCGGATCCGCAAACTCTCCTGACTTCGGATCTAATCCTCTCCTGTAAACCGGAGTCGCCGGTGATCCTCCCGATCAAAGAAGGTAAAAAGACAGAAAAGCCCCCGTAAGCGTTAAACCCCATCACGAATAAAAGATTATGAATAGCCTCCTCTCGGGTCAACCCGAAGTCTTCTTGACCGCACCGGATACAATCTCCGGCGTTCTCGTCGATGAAATCATAGAGTTTCTTGTAGTTTCCGGCGACTATTTGAGAAGGGTAAGCCCAAGTATGGAGAAGAATCTCCTCGAGCGGCTGAGGAAGAACGCCGAGTTTAGTAGTGGGGATGACTTGCAACGCAAGCCAAGTGTTGAGTGTTTTCCAACCGCTCTCAGCTATGTCCGGCGAAACGGAAACGTCGACGCCGGCGAGGGAGGCGCAGAGGAAACCGAAGATGCAACGTTGAAGTGGAAAGACATATGAAGCGGCGCCGTTTTTGGATATCTCTGATTCGATTGTTCCCCAGAAAATGTTTAGGTTTGAACGAAGCTCTCGTAACCATACCTTTGAGCTTCGTTTTAGTGTTTCCATCGCGAAATTTTTTAACTGAGTTTAAAAAATACATGTAAAACGTTAAAACCATTAACATATAAAATACATGTAAAAAcgagaaaatattttatatatgtatattaaattgTTCACNTAAATTGAATGGAATGTTCCCACAATACAACCCAAACGCGAAACCAAGCCCTTTCCGTCGGTGGTTTGTACAATTGATAAACTCGGGACTAAACTGAAGCTAATATAATAACTTTAGTTGTAAACAGTGTCGTCCAGTAATATCGGAGGCCTATAAattaccaaattattttttggggttttatataaaagtaaaaagtactattttttttgtcaattatgAACtcatcataattttaaaaaaaattgaagaccTTTTTGCTCATTATAGAGTTTATTTTGGCTAGGTATGAgattttttcctaattttgtgTACTGTTTTACTATTTTTTGACCATTTTCATTAATTTGGATGCCTGGTTGTAAAAGCGACGTAACAGCTGACACCAAAATATCTGGCATCACTTAGATAACTAACGTTTGAATTATAACGTCACTTTTCTTAAACTCAACATCGGTTTAAATTGACGTTAAAAACTCTCATTAAAGTATACAaatccataatttttttaattggtttattaAATCTAATTAGAATTGCAATGtactacccaaaaaaaaacacaaaatcctGGTTTAGAAGTAATAAATCAAACATTTCTGTATTGTTTTAGTAATCGGGTTTTCaaacatattattattgtaataagACTACTTTTTagtaatattctaggtaatttttttttttcatgtctattttgagtttgttttatttgtatagtttattttaattgatcattttatcttttttcaaattatgaaCAATTTTCTTTGTGTTATTTCTAGGTCTTGAATATTTTAATGGGTCGTATGTGACTTACCTATTTCATAAATCAGGTGAAAAGATAATTACTTCAACAgcaacaactttttttttttgaatataatgttaaattaaattcaagaaaaataaacgtttttacAATGCAGGTACATGATCGTGTGTGTACAAATCTGTTTCTAAAATGTGATTGCTAAGTTTAATGGACTCGTGCAGCAAACCATTTAACAGGAACAACTGAAACATACTACATTGAAGTTAATGTAAAACAAGAAAAGTACAAGTTAAAACGGATGAAACATGAAGTTAATGTGAAACATGAAGTTAACGTAAAACAAGTTTCAAGTcttaattaacaatttacaGTTTCAGCCTCTCAGCTAATctctatcatatatatttaatgctCATTTTTCTCTTAGAACATCAAAGCGAAGCCAAAAAAGCATATAATGAAGACTTCCAtgagcatcatcatcattttttttgtaactttcctCTCGATTATAACAATCTCATTAGCCAAGCAGAGCCCTCTAGAAGATTGCATAAGAAGAAATATAGCACGATCACTCCCTCCTTCCCCTATGAATAATCCCAAAACTTCTCCATCCGACCCTATGGAAGACAATATCTGTAGAGATGAAGGACGCATCATTGTGTACTACGTGAAAGTGAATGGAAAGTTCCGACAATACTACGTCAAGGCATTGTGCAATGTATTCGAAGATGACGAGGGGAAGGTGAAGCAATACGTTCTTGAGAAATGGTTAAACCATTCAAAGAAGCTCATCGATAGCTTATCTTGTGCTtctctataaataataaaatgttctcttttattttctaatgattttgttggatcggattaattaaattttaacgAATCAAACTTTGTTTCCAAAACCAATCAAATCACGCGCTatgttacaaattatttttttcattcaattaAAAGTctacaaaatcacaaaacatttataaaaatggaatgatacatcaataaataaatttgtaaaaataaaatatgttcgGATTATTTTGATGTCTACACTCCAAGGATTATTTTGATGTCTACactccaaaaaaataaaacatttgaagATTAATTGACATAACAGCCACAAATGAATCTCCACTTACGTAGCTTTCACAACAGATTTAATTGAACCGGAATCACCGGTAATCGAATCGTACCGGAGAAATAAATCGGCAACGATCAAGCTGGCCGTGAGAGTGACCATGTCCTTAGCTGCACACTGTTTATTCGCGGCGCTAGGCGTACCGGTTTGTGGACCGTTAGACCAGTAAAGATAATCAAGCAACTCAGACCCGGTCTGACCAATATACCGGTCCGGTTTAAATTCATCCGGTTCGTCAAAAACATTACCGTCTCTCATCACCATTGGCTGATAGCCACAGAGAAGCTCACCTTTCTTAACCTCAAAAACCGAATCGTGTGAGCTTATCTGAAAATCTTTCCTCGCACGTGCGAACTGCAACGGAACCGGAGGACTAAAACGCAGCGTCTCGTAGACCACGGATTTAACCAGCTCCATTTCGTTAACCGTCTTGTAATCAAGATCCGACCCGGATCCGCAAACTCTCCTGACTTCGGATCTAATCCTCTCCTGTAAACCGGAGTCGCCGGTGATCCTCCCGATCAAAGAAGGTAAAAAGACAGAAAAGCCCCCGTAAGCGTTAAACCCCATCACGAATAAAAGATTATGAATAGCCTCCTCTCGGGTCAACCCGAAGTCTTCTTGACCGCACCGGATACAATCTCCGGCGTTCTCGTCGATGAAATCATAGAGTTTCTTGTAGTTTCCGGCGACTATTTGAGAAGGGTAAGCCCAAGTATGGAGAAGAATCTCCTCGAGCGGCTGAGGAAGAACGCCGAGTTTAGTAGTGGGGATGACTTGCAACGCAAGCCAAGTGTTGAGTGTTTTCCAACCGCTCTCAGCTATGTCCGGCGAAACGGAAACGTCGACGCCGGCGAGGGAGGCGCAGAGGAAACCGAAGATGCAACGTTGAAGTGGAAAGACATATGAAGCGGCGCCGTTTTTGGATATCTCTGATTCGATTGTTCCCCAGAAAATGTTTAGGTTTGAACGAAGCTCTCGTAACCATACCTTTGAGCTTCGTTTTAGTGTTTCCATCGCGAAATTTTTTAACTGAGTTTAAAAAATACATGTAAAACGTTAAAACCATTAACATATAAAATACATGTAAAAAcgagaaaatattttatatatgtatattaaattgTTCACCTGTGATTTTTGAATAAGAAAGACAACATTTATACTGTTCATCGATTACACAATTTAAGTGGTTTTAAGGAATGGTGGAAAACGCCAAACTTAAAACGTTTCTTTTGTATgtaaatacacaaaaaaatacgtatgtgttttacaaaaaaaaaagctgtttCTTGTTTGTGTCTTTCTGTTATTTACACATTACAGTTGTTTTTCTTTAACAGCGCACATTTTAGTTGTTTTTCCTCTCTTTATCTTAACAAAGACACCATAGtacttttgtttttactaaGCTTTAACATCGTACATGTGCataccttttttctttctttccagtATGACGTATAATAAAGGCTCACATGATTAAGAAAGGATGACTgacaatttcttttttggaaaattataatttttttaccaagtcttttattcatattttctttagaaaaatgcaaaaatgaATCCTCTAATTGTCTGGAAAAAATCCATTAATTGGCTTGAATTCTTCATTAATTaatagtaaaaattaaaaaatcgtCAGACATCAAATCCAGtcactatattaattttttttaaaacactaaaaatatatatatttatagataaaaatgataaattttattaaaaaatcatttcaaccttttctatttttgttcagGATTTATTAATGATAACTAGTTAGGTTAggttttgat
The sequence above is a segment of the Camelina sativa cultivar DH55 chromosome 10, Cs, whole genome shotgun sequence genome. Coding sequences within it:
- the LOC104718862 gene encoding probable inactive linolenate hydroperoxide lyase, yielding METLKRSSKVWLRELRSNLNIFWGTIESEISKNGAASYVFPLQRCIFGFLCASLAGVDVSVSPDIAESGWKTLNTWLALQVIPTTKLGVLPQPLEEILLHTWAYPSQIVAGNYKKLYDFIDENAGDCIRCGQEDFGLTREEAIHNLLFVMGFNAYGGFSVFLPSLIGRITGDSGLQERIRSEVRRVCGSGSDLDYKTVNEMELVKSVVYETLRFSPPVPLQFARARKDFQISSHDSVFEVKKGELLCGYQPMVMRDGNVFDEPDEFKPDRYIGQTGSELLDYLYWSNGPQTGTPSAANKQCAAKDMVTLTASLIVADLFLRYDSITGDSGSIKSVVKAT
- the LOC104720352 gene encoding linolenate hydroperoxide lyase, chloroplastic isoform X2, with translation MLSFYLFISPKIYIYNRIEIEREVIISKKKSKLKLKMLLRTMAAASPRPPPSTSLTSQQPSASSPSQLPLRTIPGSYGWPLVGPLSDRLDYFWFQGPDKFFRTRAEKYKSTVFRTNIPPTFPFFGNVNPNIVAVLDVKSFSHLFDMDLVDKRDVLIGDFRPSLDFYGGLRVGVYLDTTEPKHAKLKNFAMETLKRSSKVWLRELRSNLNIFWGTIESEISKNGAASYVFPLQRCIFGFLCASLAGVDVSVSPDIAESGWKTLNTWLALQVIPTTKLGVLPQPLEEILLHTWAYPSQIVAGNYKKLYDFIDENAGDCIRCGQEDFGLTREEAIHNLLFVMGFNAYGGFSVFLPSLIGRITGDSGLQERIRSEVRRVCGSGSDLDYKTVNEMELVKSVVYETLRFSPPVPLQFARARKDFQISSHDSVFEVKKGELLCGYQPMVMRDGNVFDEPDEFKPDRYIGQTGSELLDYLYWSNGPQTGTPSAANKQCAAKDMVTLTASLIVADLFLRYDSITGDSGSIKSVVKAT